A part of Corynebacterium afermentans subsp. lipophilum genomic DNA contains:
- the rpoB gene encoding DNA-directed RNA polymerase subunit beta: MLEGPNLAVSDQTMNMADTPGAPERYSFAKINEPITVPGLLDVQLESFAWLVGTQEWREREQANRGDDARITSGLEDILEEISPIEDYSGNMSLTLSEPRFEDVKYTIDECKDKDINYSAPLYVTAEFINNDTQEIKSQTVFIGDFPLMTDKGTFIVNGTERVVVSQLVRSPGVYFDETIDKSTERPLHSVKVIPSRGAWLEFDVDKRDTVGVRIDRKRRQPVTVLLKALGWTTEQITERFGFSEIMMSTLENDGVSNTDEALLEIYRKQRPGEQPTRDLAQSLLENSFFKAKRYDLARVGRYKTNRKLGLGGDHDGLMTLTEEDIATTLEYLVRLHAGETEMTSPAGEIIPINTDDIDHFGNRRLRTVGELIQNQVRVGLSRMERVVRERMTTQDAESITPTSLINVRPVSAAIREFFGTSQLSQFMDQNNSLSGLTHKRRLSALGPGGLSRERAGIEVRDVHPSHYGRMCPIETPEGPNIGLIGALSTYARVNAFGFIETPYQKVNDGKLTGQIDYLTADEEDRYAIAEAATPMDKDNNLTGERIEVRLKDGDIGVVGPQGVDYLDISPRQMVSVATAMIPFLEHDDANRALMGANMQKQAVPLLRAESAYVATGMEQRAAYDAGDTVISKKAGVIENVTGDFITVMDDEGGRDTYMLRTFERTNQGTCYNQTPIVSAGDRVEAGQVIADGPGTKDGEMALGRNLLVAFMPWEGHNYEDAIILNQRVVEEDILTSVHIEEHEIDARDTKLGAEEITREIPNVSEDVLKDLDERGIIRIGADVRDGDILVGKVTPKGETELTPEERLLRAIFGEKAREVRDTSLKVPHGEQGKVIAVRRFSREDDDDLSPGVNEMIRVYVAQKRKIQDGDKMAGRHGNKGVVGKILPQEDMPFMADGTPVDIILNTHGVPRRMNIGQVLEIHLGWLAKAGWTVNPDDPANAKLLETLPEHLYDVPADSLTATPVFDGATNDEIAGLLANSKPNRDGDVMVDGEGKTTLFDGRSGEPYKYPISVGYMYMLKLHHLVDEKIHARSTGPYSMITQQPLGGKAQFGGQRFGEMEVWAMQAYGAAYTLQELLTIKSDDVVGRVKVYEAIVKGDNIPDPGIPESFKVLLKELQSLCLNVEVLSTDGTPMELDGDDDEFDQAGSSLGINLSRDEGAAADTA; this comes from the coding sequence GTGCTGGAAGGACCCAACTTGGCAGTCTCAGACCAGACCATGAACATGGCTGATACCCCCGGGGCTCCCGAACGTTACTCGTTCGCGAAGATTAATGAGCCGATCACCGTCCCGGGGCTTCTTGATGTGCAGCTCGAATCGTTTGCGTGGCTCGTCGGCACGCAAGAGTGGCGCGAGCGCGAACAGGCCAACCGCGGCGACGATGCACGCATCACGTCCGGCCTGGAGGACATCCTCGAAGAGATCTCCCCGATCGAGGACTACTCCGGCAACATGAGCCTGACGCTGTCCGAGCCGCGCTTCGAAGACGTGAAGTACACGATCGACGAGTGCAAGGACAAAGACATCAACTATTCCGCGCCGCTGTACGTGACCGCGGAGTTCATCAACAACGACACGCAGGAGATCAAGTCCCAGACAGTGTTTATCGGCGACTTCCCGCTGATGACGGACAAGGGCACCTTCATTGTCAACGGCACTGAGCGTGTCGTCGTCTCGCAGCTGGTGCGCTCCCCGGGCGTGTACTTCGACGAGACCATTGACAAGTCCACGGAGCGCCCGCTGCACTCCGTGAAGGTCATCCCGTCGCGCGGCGCGTGGCTGGAGTTCGACGTGGACAAGCGCGACACCGTCGGCGTGCGCATCGACCGCAAGCGCCGCCAGCCGGTCACCGTGCTGCTGAAGGCCCTGGGCTGGACCACCGAGCAGATCACGGAGCGCTTCGGCTTCTCCGAGATCATGATGTCCACCCTGGAAAACGACGGTGTGTCCAACACCGACGAGGCGCTGCTGGAGATCTACCGCAAGCAGCGCCCGGGCGAGCAGCCGACGCGCGACCTTGCGCAGTCCCTGCTGGAGAACTCGTTCTTCAAGGCCAAGCGCTACGACCTCGCACGCGTGGGCCGCTACAAGACCAACCGAAAGCTCGGCCTCGGCGGCGACCACGACGGTCTGATGACGCTGACCGAAGAGGACATCGCCACCACGCTCGAGTACCTCGTGCGCCTGCACGCCGGCGAGACCGAGATGACCTCCCCGGCCGGCGAGATCATCCCGATCAACACCGACGACATCGACCACTTCGGCAACCGCCGTCTGCGTACCGTTGGCGAGCTGATCCAGAACCAGGTCCGCGTCGGCCTGTCCCGTATGGAGCGCGTCGTGCGCGAGCGCATGACCACCCAGGACGCGGAGTCCATCACCCCGACGTCCCTGATCAACGTGCGCCCGGTCTCGGCCGCGATCCGTGAGTTCTTCGGTACCTCGCAGCTGTCGCAGTTCATGGACCAGAACAACTCCCTGTCCGGCCTGACCCACAAGCGCCGCCTGTCCGCGCTTGGCCCGGGCGGTTTGAGCCGTGAGCGCGCCGGCATCGAGGTGCGAGACGTGCACCCGTCGCACTACGGCCGCATGTGCCCGATTGAGACCCCGGAAGGCCCGAACATTGGCCTGATCGGCGCGCTATCCACCTACGCGCGTGTCAACGCCTTCGGCTTCATCGAGACGCCGTACCAGAAGGTCAACGACGGCAAGCTCACCGGCCAGATCGATTACCTCACCGCCGACGAGGAAGACCGCTACGCCATCGCCGAGGCCGCGACCCCGATGGACAAGGACAACAACCTCACCGGCGAGCGCATCGAGGTCCGTCTCAAGGACGGCGACATCGGCGTTGTCGGCCCGCAGGGCGTTGACTACCTGGACATCTCCCCGCGCCAGATGGTTTCTGTCGCTACCGCGATGATTCCGTTCCTGGAGCACGACGATGCGAACCGTGCGCTGATGGGCGCGAACATGCAGAAGCAGGCTGTGCCGCTGCTGCGCGCCGAGTCCGCCTACGTTGCCACCGGTATGGAGCAGCGCGCCGCGTACGACGCGGGCGACACCGTCATCTCCAAGAAGGCCGGCGTGATCGAGAACGTCACCGGCGACTTCATCACCGTCATGGACGATGAGGGCGGCCGCGACACCTACATGCTGCGCACCTTCGAGCGCACCAACCAGGGCACCTGCTACAACCAGACCCCGATCGTCTCCGCGGGCGACCGCGTCGAGGCCGGCCAGGTCATCGCTGACGGCCCGGGCACCAAGGACGGCGAGATGGCGCTCGGCCGCAACCTGCTGGTTGCGTTCATGCCGTGGGAAGGCCACAACTACGAGGACGCCATCATCCTCAACCAGCGCGTGGTGGAGGAGGACATCCTCACCTCCGTGCACATTGAGGAGCACGAGATCGACGCCCGCGACACCAAGCTGGGCGCCGAGGAGATCACCCGCGAGATCCCGAACGTCTCCGAAGACGTGCTCAAGGATCTGGACGAGCGCGGCATCATCCGCATCGGCGCGGACGTGCGCGACGGCGACATCCTCGTGGGCAAGGTCACCCCGAAGGGCGAGACCGAGCTGACCCCGGAGGAGCGCCTGCTGCGCGCCATCTTCGGCGAGAAGGCCCGCGAGGTCCGCGACACCTCCCTGAAGGTGCCGCACGGCGAGCAGGGCAAGGTCATTGCCGTGCGCCGCTTCTCCCGCGAGGACGACGACGATCTGTCCCCGGGTGTCAACGAGATGATCCGCGTGTACGTGGCTCAGAAGCGCAAGATCCAGGACGGCGACAAGATGGCCGGCCGCCACGGCAACAAGGGCGTTGTGGGCAAGATCCTGCCGCAGGAGGACATGCCGTTCATGGCTGACGGCACCCCGGTGGACATCATCCTGAACACCCACGGTGTGCCGCGTCGTATGAACATCGGCCAGGTCCTGGAGATTCACCTGGGCTGGCTGGCCAAGGCCGGCTGGACCGTGAACCCGGACGACCCGGCAAACGCCAAGCTGCTCGAGACGCTGCCAGAGCACCTCTACGACGTGCCGGCTGATTCGCTCACCGCAACCCCGGTGTTCGACGGCGCGACCAACGACGAGATCGCAGGCCTGCTCGCCAACTCCAAGCCGAACCGCGACGGCGACGTCATGGTCGACGGCGAGGGCAAGACCACCCTGTTCGACGGCCGTTCCGGCGAGCCGTACAAGTACCCGATTTCCGTCGGCTACATGTACATGCTCAAGCTGCACCACCTGGTGGACGAGAAGATCCACGCCCGTTCCACCGGCCCGTACTCCATGATTACGCAGCAGCCGCTGGGCGGTAAGGCCCAGTTCGGCGGCCAGCGCTTCGGCGAGATGGAGGTGTGGGCGATGCAGGCGTACGGCGCCGCCTATACCCTGCAGGAGCTTCTGACCATCAAGTCGGATGACGTGGTGGGCCGCGTGAAGGTCTACGAGGCCATTGTGAAGGGCGACAACATCCCGGATCCGGGCATTCCGGAGTCCTTCAAGGTGCTGCTCAAGGAGCTGCAGTCCCTGTGCCTGAACGTGGAGGTCCTCTCCACCGACGGCACCCCGATGGAGCTCGACGGCGACGACGACGAGTTCGATCAGGCCGGCTCCTCGCTTGGCATCAACCTTTCCCGTGACGAGGGTGCAGCGGCGGACACCGCCTAA
- the rpsG gene encoding 30S ribosomal protein S7: MRKQQAPKRPVVKDPVYNSELVTMLVNKILRDGKKSTAERIVYGALEQCREKTGTDPVGTLEKAIGNIRPDLEVRSRRVGGATYQVPVDVKPARSTTLALRWLVTFTRQRRENSMMERLANEILDASNGLGASVKRREDTHKMAEANRAFAHYRW, translated from the coding sequence ATGCGTAAGCAGCAAGCACCGAAGCGTCCCGTCGTTAAGGATCCGGTTTACAACTCCGAGCTGGTCACCATGCTCGTGAACAAGATCCTGCGGGACGGCAAGAAGTCCACCGCAGAGCGCATCGTCTACGGCGCTCTCGAGCAGTGCCGCGAGAAGACCGGCACCGACCCGGTTGGCACCCTGGAAAAGGCAATCGGCAACATCCGCCCGGACCTCGAGGTTCGTTCCCGCCGTGTCGGTGGCGCGACCTACCAGGTGCCGGTGGACGTTAAGCCGGCCCGCTCCACCACCCTCGCCCTGCGTTGGCTGGTCACCTTCACCCGCCAGCGTCGCGAGAACTCCATGATGGAGCGCCTCGCCAACGAGATCCTGGATGCTTCCAACGGTCTCGGCGCCTCCGTGAAGCGCCGAGAGGACACCCACAAGATGGCCGAGGCCAACCGCGCCTTCGCCCACTACCGCTGGTAA
- a CDS encoding DNA-directed RNA polymerase subunit beta': MFDVNLFDELRIGLATADDIRRWSHGEVKKPETINYRTLKPEKDGLFCERIFGPTRDWECACGKYKRVRYKGIICERCGVEVTKSKVRRERMGHIELAAPVTHIWYFKGVPSRLGYLLDLAPKDLERIIYFAANIVTSVDEEARHTDMSTLEAEMLMEKKDVEDDTNSEIADRAQKLEEDLAELEASGATAAARKKVQNAADKEMQHMREAGEREVERLDEIWTTFQKLAPKQMIIDENLYEELVDRYEDYFTGGMGAEAIQTLIRNFDLEAEAEELRGIIAEGKGQKKVRALKRLRVVAAFQRSGNDPAGMILDAIPVIPPELRPMVQLDGGRFATSDLNDLYRRVINRNNRLKRMIDLGAPEIIVNNEKRMLQESVDALFDNGRRGRPVTGPGTRPLKSLSDLLKGKQGRFRQNLLGKRVDYSGRSVIIVGPQLKLHECGLPKRMALELFKPFVMKRLVDNDYAQNIKSAKRMVERQRPEVWDVLEEAISEHPVLLNRAPTLHRLGIQAFEPKLVEGKAIQLHPLACEAFNADFDGDQMAVHLPLSAEAQAEARVLMLSSNNILSPASGKPLAMPRLDMVTGLYFLTMEKGPQEIGGEGAYAPADDNGPARGVYSSYREAIMAYDLGVLGLQAPIKVRIDHLRPTPEIEAEQFPDGWEKGQAWMTDTTLGRIMFNELLPFNFPYQEGAMVRKGGGGGKLLLGDIIQSMVEKYPMITVAQVLDKMKDAGFYWATRSGVTISMADVLILPNKTEVLEQYEKEAEAIERKFWEKGALTEENRYDRLVELWQDATNKVGQAVEDMYPDHNPIPMIVKSGAAGNMRQIWTLAGMKGMVVNSRGEYITRPIKTSFREGLSVMEYFNNSHGSRKGLADTALRTADSGYLTRRLVDVAQDVIVREEDCGTRQGVRVPVAVESGDSFVRHDLVETSVSGRVLSSDVKGADDKVIAEAGTELTEERIDELVAAGVTEVKVRSVLTCQTPTGVCAKCYGKSMASGQLVDIGEAVGIVAAQSIGEPGTQLTMRTFHQGGVGGDITGGLPRVQELFEARVPKNRAPIASVAGTISLEDEGNFWTLTIHPDDGSDVVVYEKLSKRQGLAQVRRPMESNPDAMIERGLREGDHVEVGERLLRGAADPHDVLEVLGRRGVEKHLIDEVQAVYRTQGVSIHDKHIEIIIRQMLRRGTVIDSGSTEFLPGTLVDLSEARQVNAAAVADGGEPAEMRSEIMGITKASLATESWLSAASFQETTRVLTDAAINKRSDKLIGLKENVIIGKLIPAGTGISRYRNIQVKPTEAARSAAYSIPTFGDSIYGDEGYGEFTGASVPMDEFGFEEL, encoded by the coding sequence GTGTTTGACGTAAACCTCTTCGACGAGCTTCGCATCGGCCTGGCCACCGCCGACGACATCCGCCGTTGGTCCCACGGCGAGGTGAAGAAGCCCGAGACCATTAACTACCGCACCCTCAAGCCGGAGAAGGACGGCCTGTTCTGCGAGCGCATCTTCGGCCCGACCCGCGACTGGGAGTGCGCCTGCGGCAAGTACAAGCGTGTCCGCTACAAGGGCATCATCTGTGAGCGCTGCGGCGTTGAGGTGACCAAGTCCAAGGTGCGCCGCGAGCGCATGGGCCACATCGAGCTGGCCGCTCCGGTGACCCACATCTGGTACTTCAAGGGTGTCCCGTCCCGCCTGGGCTACCTGCTGGACCTGGCGCCGAAGGACCTCGAGCGCATCATCTACTTCGCGGCGAACATCGTCACCTCCGTTGACGAAGAGGCCCGCCACACCGACATGTCCACCCTCGAGGCGGAGATGTTGATGGAGAAGAAGGATGTCGAGGACGACACCAACTCCGAGATCGCGGACCGCGCGCAGAAGCTGGAGGAGGACCTCGCCGAGCTCGAGGCTTCCGGTGCGACCGCCGCTGCCCGCAAGAAGGTGCAAAACGCTGCGGACAAGGAAATGCAGCACATGCGCGAGGCCGGCGAGCGCGAGGTTGAGCGCCTGGACGAGATCTGGACCACCTTCCAGAAGCTCGCGCCGAAGCAGATGATCATCGACGAAAACCTCTACGAGGAGCTCGTCGACCGCTACGAGGACTACTTCACCGGCGGCATGGGCGCCGAGGCGATCCAGACCCTGATCCGCAACTTCGACCTCGAGGCCGAGGCCGAGGAGCTGCGCGGCATCATCGCCGAGGGCAAGGGCCAGAAGAAGGTCCGCGCGCTGAAGCGCCTGCGCGTCGTCGCGGCCTTCCAGCGCTCCGGCAACGACCCGGCCGGCATGATCCTGGACGCGATCCCGGTGATCCCGCCGGAGCTGCGCCCGATGGTCCAGCTCGACGGTGGCCGCTTTGCCACCTCCGACCTGAACGACCTGTACCGTCGCGTGATCAACCGCAACAACCGTTTGAAGCGCATGATCGACCTGGGCGCGCCCGAGATCATCGTGAACAACGAGAAGCGCATGCTGCAGGAGTCCGTGGACGCCCTGTTCGACAACGGCCGCCGCGGCCGTCCGGTCACCGGCCCGGGCACCCGCCCGCTGAAGTCCCTGTCCGACCTGCTCAAGGGCAAGCAGGGCCGCTTCCGCCAGAACCTGCTGGGCAAGCGCGTGGATTACTCCGGCCGTTCCGTGATTATTGTCGGCCCGCAGTTGAAGCTGCACGAGTGCGGTCTGCCGAAGCGTATGGCGCTCGAGCTGTTCAAGCCGTTCGTGATGAAGCGCCTGGTGGACAACGACTACGCGCAGAACATCAAGTCCGCCAAGCGCATGGTGGAGCGCCAGCGCCCCGAGGTGTGGGACGTGCTGGAAGAGGCGATTTCGGAGCACCCGGTGCTGCTCAACCGCGCACCGACGCTGCACCGCCTGGGTATCCAGGCCTTCGAGCCGAAGCTGGTCGAGGGTAAGGCCATCCAGCTGCACCCGCTGGCCTGTGAGGCGTTCAACGCCGACTTCGACGGCGACCAGATGGCAGTCCACCTGCCGCTGTCTGCTGAGGCGCAGGCTGAGGCCCGCGTGCTCATGCTGTCGTCGAACAACATCCTGTCCCCGGCGTCCGGTAAGCCGCTGGCTATGCCGCGCCTGGACATGGTCACCGGCCTGTACTTCCTGACCATGGAGAAGGGCCCGCAGGAGATCGGCGGCGAGGGCGCGTACGCACCTGCCGACGACAACGGCCCGGCCCGTGGTGTCTACTCGTCCTACCGCGAGGCCATCATGGCCTACGACCTGGGCGTTTTGGGCCTGCAGGCGCCGATCAAGGTGCGCATCGACCACCTGCGTCCGACCCCGGAGATCGAGGCCGAGCAGTTCCCGGACGGCTGGGAAAAGGGCCAGGCCTGGATGACGGACACCACGCTCGGCCGCATCATGTTCAACGAGCTGCTGCCGTTCAACTTCCCGTACCAGGAAGGCGCCATGGTCCGTAAGGGCGGTGGCGGCGGCAAGCTGCTGCTGGGCGACATCATCCAGTCCATGGTTGAGAAGTACCCGATGATCACCGTCGCGCAGGTGCTGGACAAGATGAAGGACGCCGGCTTCTACTGGGCCACGCGTTCCGGCGTCACCATCTCCATGGCCGACGTGCTCATCCTCCCGAACAAGACCGAAGTCCTCGAGCAGTACGAGAAGGAAGCCGAGGCCATCGAGCGCAAGTTCTGGGAGAAGGGTGCGCTGACCGAGGAGAACCGCTACGACCGCCTGGTCGAGCTGTGGCAGGATGCCACCAACAAGGTGGGTCAGGCCGTGGAGGATATGTACCCGGACCACAACCCGATTCCGATGATCGTGAAGTCCGGTGCTGCCGGTAACATGCGCCAGATCTGGACCCTGGCCGGCATGAAGGGCATGGTCGTGAACTCGCGCGGCGAGTACATCACCCGTCCGATCAAGACCTCCTTCCGCGAGGGCCTGTCCGTGATGGAGTACTTCAACAACTCCCACGGTTCCCGTAAGGGCCTGGCCGATACCGCGCTTCGTACCGCGGACTCCGGCTACCTCACCCGTCGTCTGGTGGACGTGGCGCAGGACGTCATCGTCCGCGAAGAGGACTGCGGCACCCGCCAGGGCGTCCGGGTTCCGGTTGCGGTCGAGTCCGGCGACTCCTTCGTGCGCCACGACCTGGTCGAGACCTCCGTGTCCGGCCGTGTCCTGTCGTCCGATGTCAAGGGCGCCGACGACAAGGTCATCGCCGAGGCGGGCACCGAGCTGACCGAGGAGCGTATCGACGAGCTCGTGGCAGCCGGCGTCACCGAAGTCAAGGTCCGTTCCGTGCTGACCTGCCAGACCCCGACCGGTGTCTGCGCCAAGTGCTACGGCAAGTCCATGGCGTCCGGCCAGCTCGTCGACATCGGCGAGGCTGTCGGCATCGTGGCCGCCCAGTCCATTGGTGAGCCGGGTACGCAGCTGACCATGCGTACCTTCCACCAGGGCGGCGTCGGCGGCGACATCACCGGTGGTCTGCCGCGTGTGCAGGAGCTGTTCGAGGCCCGTGTGCCGAAGAACCGCGCCCCGATCGCGTCCGTTGCCGGCACGATCTCGCTCGAGGACGAGGGTAACTTCTGGACCCTGACCATCCACCCGGATGACGGCTCCGACGTGGTGGTCTACGAGAAGCTGTCCAAGCGCCAGGGCCTGGCCCAGGTGCGCCGCCCGATGGAGTCCAACCCGGACGCCATGATCGAGCGCGGCCTGCGCGAGGGCGACCACGTCGAGGTGGGCGAGCGCCTGCTCCGCGGCGCCGCCGACCCGCACGACGTGCTCGAGGTCCTCGGCCGCCGTGGTGTGGAAAAGCACCTGATCGACGAGGTCCAGGCTGTGTACCGCACCCAGGGTGTGTCCATCCACGACAAGCACATCGAGATCATCATCCGCCAGATGCTGCGTCGCGGCACCGTCATCGACTCGGGTTCCACCGAGTTCCTGCCGGGCACCCTGGTGGATCTGTCCGAGGCGCGCCAGGTCAACGCCGCAGCTGTGGCGGACGGCGGCGAGCCGGCGGAGATGCGCTCCGAGATCATGGGCATCACCAAGGCCTCGCTAGCCACGGAGTCCTGGCTGTCGGCGGCCTCCTTCCAGGAGACCACCCGCGTGCTCACGGACGCCGCGATCAACAAGCGCTCCGACAAGCTGATCGGCCTGAAGGAGAACGTGATCATCGGCAAGCTGATCCCGGCCGGTACGGGCATTTCCCGTTACCGCAACATCCAGGTCAAGCCGACCGAGGCGGCACGCTCCGCGGCGTACTCCATCCCGACGTTCGGCGACTCCATCTACGGCGACGAGGGCTACGGCGAGTTCACCGGCGCCTCCGTGCCGATGGACGAGTTCGGCTTCGAGGAGCTGTAA
- the rpsL gene encoding 30S ribosomal protein S12 encodes MPTIQQLVRKGRHDKSTKVATAALKGSPQRRGVCTRVYTTTPKKPNSALRKVARVRLTSGIEVSAYIPGEGHNLQEHSMVLVRGGRVKDLPGVRYKIVRGALDTQAVKDRKQARSRYGAKKGQ; translated from the coding sequence ATGCCTACTATTCAGCAGCTGGTCCGCAAGGGCCGCCACGATAAGTCCACCAAGGTGGCAACCGCTGCGCTGAAGGGTTCCCCGCAGCGCCGCGGTGTGTGCACCCGCGTGTACACCACCACTCCGAAGAAGCCGAACTCTGCTCTGCGTAAGGTCGCCCGTGTGCGCCTGACCTCCGGCATCGAGGTTTCCGCATACATCCCGGGTGAGGGCCACAACCTGCAGGAGCACTCCATGGTGCTCGTGCGCGGCGGTCGTGTGAAGGACCTGCCGGGTGTGCGCTACAAGATCGTCCGCGGCGCTCTGGATACCCAGGCTGTGAAGGACCGCAAGCAGGCTCGCTCCCGTTACGGCGCAAAGAAGGGACAGTAA
- a CDS encoding DUF1707 SHOCT-like domain-containing protein, with amino-acid sequence MNNPNPPRKRASDSERDKAAKHLQAAFADGQISLTEFDDRSRALYAATYSDELPALVEDLSPVERPDRPTPATASASSRAVVTGESNGSAFSLSLMGGAERTGQWLVAPTHTSVALMGGNSLDLRDARFAAQETVINALALMGGIEIIVPDDVRVVDDGVGIMGGFGVEDHPSCTVSVAELPADAPVVRVRGLALMGGVGIVRAARGAHVE; translated from the coding sequence ATGAACAACCCCAACCCGCCCCGCAAACGCGCTTCCGACTCGGAGCGCGATAAAGCAGCCAAACATCTCCAAGCCGCATTTGCCGACGGTCAAATCTCCCTGACCGAATTCGACGACCGCTCCCGCGCCCTCTACGCAGCCACCTACTCCGACGAGCTTCCCGCCCTGGTAGAAGACCTCTCCCCCGTCGAGCGCCCGGACCGCCCCACCCCCGCGACGGCCAGCGCCAGCTCCCGCGCAGTGGTCACCGGCGAGAGCAACGGCTCCGCGTTCTCCCTGTCGCTCATGGGCGGCGCCGAACGCACCGGACAATGGCTCGTCGCGCCGACGCACACCTCGGTCGCGCTCATGGGCGGCAACTCGCTGGATCTGCGGGACGCGCGCTTTGCGGCCCAGGAGACGGTAATCAACGCCCTTGCGCTGATGGGTGGCATCGAGATCATCGTGCCCGACGATGTCCGCGTCGTGGACGACGGTGTAGGCATCATGGGCGGCTTTGGTGTGGAGGACCACCCCTCCTGCACCGTCTCCGTCGCGGAGTTGCCTGCCGACGCCCCGGTGGTCCGCGTCCGCGGCCTCGCCCTGATGGGCGGCGTGGGAATCGTCCGCGCGGCCCGCGGCGCCCACGTGGAGTAA